The proteins below are encoded in one region of Spirochaeta isovalerica:
- a CDS encoding adenylate/guanylate cyclase domain-containing protein: protein MDISLKQEVIEMLALTFKADEINEIGVILFRKFDLHQVSGTRSTETVSSRRAATILVEYCMDRKGEISLLEFLIQIDDSVFLGRSVSVEGLETFLLKLSQYGFFYNPDKRRIVSGKDDPLDMKNWGALKEGKTYGMSVLSLDIVENSRLVKRYGSGKMKKLYASLWAFLRERLDAYNGRIWSWAGDGGLIAFAMKKHLVHSVKFAMEIQTLLILFNHDPSYPLKEPIQLRIGIDTGKVPFSFNTGEIISEVINCAAHLEKGVCLPGHIAVSFRVYESMGKGYADFFSSAGQFEGEETYLSIPLTHSIKEAEPVFS, encoded by the coding sequence AAATTAATGAAATCGGAGTCATCCTTTTCAGGAAATTCGACCTTCATCAGGTTTCGGGGACCCGGTCAACCGAGACCGTTTCCTCCCGCCGCGCCGCAACCATTCTCGTTGAATACTGCATGGACAGAAAAGGGGAGATCAGCCTTCTCGAATTTCTTATTCAGATTGATGATTCAGTATTTCTCGGCCGGTCCGTTTCCGTGGAAGGACTGGAAACTTTTCTGCTGAAGTTGTCGCAATACGGCTTCTTTTATAATCCCGATAAAAGGCGGATCGTCAGCGGGAAAGATGACCCTCTGGATATGAAGAACTGGGGAGCTCTCAAAGAAGGTAAAACTTACGGCATGAGTGTGTTGAGCCTGGACATCGTTGAGAATTCCCGTCTGGTTAAACGGTACGGCTCGGGGAAAATGAAAAAGCTTTACGCATCTCTCTGGGCCTTTTTAAGAGAGCGTCTGGATGCCTACAACGGAAGAATCTGGTCCTGGGCAGGAGACGGCGGTTTAATTGCCTTCGCCATGAAAAAACACCTGGTCCATTCAGTCAAATTCGCCATGGAAATTCAAACCCTTCTTATCCTTTTCAATCACGATCCTTCCTATCCGCTGAAAGAACCTATTCAATTGAGGATCGGTATCGATACGGGAAAAGTGCCTTTTTCCTTCAATACCGGCGAAATCATATCGGAAGTCATTAACTGCGCCGCCCATCTCGAGAAGGGAGTCTGTCTGCCCGGGCATATTGCCGTATCCTTTCGTGTCTATGAATCCATGGGTAAAGGTTATGCCGATTTCTTTTCCTCTGCTGGTCAGTTTGAAGGGGAGGAGACCTATCTGTCCATTCCTCTGACGCACAGTATCAAAGAAGCTGAACCGGTTTTCAGCTGA